One Leclercia pneumoniae genomic region harbors:
- a CDS encoding PTS mannitol transporter subunit IICBA — protein MSSDFKIKVQSFGRFLSNMVMPNIGAFIAWGIITALFIPTGWLPNETLAKLVGPMITYLLPLLIGYTGGRLVGGDRGGVVGAITTMGVIVGADMPMFLGAMIAGPLGGWAIKKFDVWVDGKIKSGFEMLVNNFSAGIIGMILAILAFLGIGPAVEVLSKILAAGVNFMVAHDMLPLASIFVEPAKILFLNNAINHGIFSPLGIQQSHDLGKSIFFLIEANPGPGMGVLLAYMFFGRGSAKQSAGGAAIIHFLGGIHEIYFPYVLMNPRLILAVILGGMTGVFTLSVLGGGLVSPASPGSILAVLAMTPKGAYFANIAAICAAMAVSFVVSAILLKTSKVKEEDDIEAATRRMHDMKAESKGATPLAAGDVSNDLSHVRKIIVACDAGMGSSAMGAGVLRKKVQDAGLTNISVTNSAINSLPGDVDLVITHRDLTERAMRQVPQAQHISLTNFLDSGLYTSLTERLVAAQRHESNEVKVRTSLQDSFDESNAHLFRLGAENIFLGRTATTKEEAIRFAGEQLVAGGYVQPEYVEAMLEREKLTPTYLGESIAVPHGTVEAKDRVLKTGVVFCQYPQGVRFGEEEDDIARLVIGIAARNNEHIQVITSLTNALDDETVIERLANTTSVEEVLALLNK, from the coding sequence ATGTCATCCGATTTCAAGATCAAAGTTCAAAGCTTTGGTCGTTTCCTCAGCAATATGGTGATGCCAAACATCGGCGCGTTTATCGCGTGGGGTATCATCACTGCATTGTTCATTCCGACAGGGTGGTTGCCTAACGAAACGCTGGCAAAACTTGTTGGCCCAATGATTACTTACCTGCTGCCACTGCTCATCGGTTATACCGGTGGTCGTCTGGTAGGCGGTGACCGCGGCGGCGTAGTAGGTGCCATTACCACTATGGGCGTGATCGTCGGTGCAGATATGCCAATGTTCCTCGGCGCGATGATTGCCGGTCCTCTGGGCGGCTGGGCGATTAAGAAATTCGACGTCTGGGTGGATGGTAAGATCAAGTCCGGCTTCGAAATGCTGGTGAACAACTTCTCTGCGGGCATCATCGGGATGATCCTCGCGATTCTGGCGTTCCTCGGCATTGGCCCTGCGGTTGAAGTTCTGTCCAAAATTCTGGCGGCAGGCGTTAACTTCATGGTGGCGCACGACATGCTGCCGCTGGCGTCTATCTTTGTTGAACCGGCGAAAATCCTGTTCCTCAACAACGCCATTAACCACGGTATCTTCTCCCCGCTGGGTATTCAGCAGTCGCATGACCTCGGCAAGTCCATCTTCTTCCTGATTGAAGCCAACCCGGGCCCGGGTATGGGCGTGCTGCTGGCGTATATGTTCTTCGGTCGCGGCAGTGCAAAACAGTCTGCAGGCGGCGCGGCGATCATCCACTTCCTGGGTGGTATCCACGAAATTTACTTCCCGTACGTGCTGATGAACCCACGTCTGATCCTTGCCGTTATCCTTGGCGGTATGACCGGCGTGTTCACCCTGAGCGTGCTGGGCGGTGGTCTGGTTTCTCCGGCCTCCCCAGGTTCTATCCTGGCGGTACTGGCGATGACCCCGAAAGGCGCTTACTTCGCTAACATCGCCGCTATCTGTGCAGCCATGGCGGTCTCCTTCGTGGTCTCGGCTATCCTGCTGAAAACCAGCAAGGTGAAAGAAGAAGACGATATCGAAGCGGCAACCCGTCGTATGCACGACATGAAAGCGGAATCCAAAGGCGCAACCCCGCTGGCGGCAGGCGATGTCTCTAACGACCTGAGCCACGTGCGTAAAATCATCGTTGCCTGCGACGCCGGTATGGGCTCCAGCGCAATGGGTGCAGGCGTACTGCGTAAGAAAGTGCAGGACGCGGGCCTGACCAACATCTCCGTCACCAACAGTGCTATTAACAGCCTGCCAGGGGACGTTGACCTGGTCATCACCCACCGCGACCTGACCGAACGCGCGATGCGCCAGGTGCCGCAGGCGCAGCACATTTCGCTGACCAACTTCCTCGACAGCGGCCTGTATACCAGCCTGACCGAACGTCTGGTTGCTGCGCAGCGTCACGAAAGCAACGAAGTGAAAGTGCGTACCAGCCTGCAGGACAGCTTCGACGAGAGCAACGCGCATCTGTTCCGACTGGGCGCGGAAAACATCTTCCTTGGCCGTACTGCTACTACGAAAGAAGAAGCCATTCGCTTTGCGGGTGAGCAGCTGGTTGCCGGCGGTTACGTTCAGCCAGAATACGTTGAAGCGATGCTGGAACGTGAAAAACTGACCCCGACCTACCTGGGCGAATCCATTGCGGTTCCACACGGTACGGTTGAGGCGAAAGACCGCGTGCTGAAAACCGGCGTTGTGTTCTGCCAGTATCCGCAGGGCGTACGTTTCGGTGAAGAAGAAGATGACATCGCCCGTCTGGTGATTGGTATCGCCGCACGCAACAACGAGCACATCCAGGTGATTACCAGCCTGACCAACGCCCTCGACGATGAAACCGTCATTGAGCGTCTGGCTAACACCACCAGCGTTGAAGAAGTGCTGGCGCTGTTGAATAAGTAA
- the selA gene encoding L-seryl-tRNA(Sec) selenium transferase has translation MTTQHSLYSQLPATDRLLRDPRLLPVVEKFGHVRTVEALRLLQAEARDAIRQQQALPQWDWFLEVEKRLAADTPPGLRPVFNLTGTVLHTNLGRALLAEEAVAAVTQAMRQPVTLEYDLDGAGRGHRDRPLAELLCQLTGAEDACIVNNNAAAVLLMLAATAAQKEVVVSRGELVEIGGAFRIPDVMLQAGCSLREVGSTNRTHAKDYRAAINENTALLMKVHTSNYAIEGFTHAVDEAELAQMGREMNVPVVADLGSGSLVDLSQFGLPKEPMPQELIAAGVSLVSFSGDKLLGGPQAGIIVGKRELIAKLQQHPLKRALRADKMTLAALEATLRLYLHPEKLTERLPTLRLLSRDAASLHQLGETLLAQVAPHYSDFEVRVEPCLSQPGSGSLPVERLPGAALTFTPRDGRGSQLEALASRWRALPVPVIGRIKNGRLWLDLRCLEDQTLFLEMLLK, from the coding sequence ATGACTACTCAGCACTCTCTCTACAGCCAGCTACCCGCCACCGATCGTCTGCTTCGCGACCCCAGGCTTCTCCCCGTCGTGGAGAAGTTTGGTCACGTCCGCACGGTCGAAGCGTTGCGCCTGTTACAGGCAGAAGCCCGCGACGCTATTCGTCAACAGCAGGCGCTGCCGCAGTGGGACTGGTTTCTGGAAGTGGAAAAACGGCTGGCGGCGGACACGCCTCCAGGGCTACGCCCGGTGTTTAACCTGACGGGCACCGTACTGCACACCAATCTGGGACGTGCGCTGCTGGCGGAGGAGGCGGTTGCGGCGGTCACCCAGGCGATGCGCCAGCCGGTGACGCTGGAGTACGACCTGGACGGCGCCGGGCGAGGTCATCGGGATCGCCCGCTGGCAGAGTTGCTGTGTCAACTCACCGGCGCGGAAGACGCCTGCATCGTGAATAACAACGCGGCCGCCGTGCTGCTGATGCTGGCGGCGACGGCGGCACAGAAAGAGGTGGTGGTGTCGCGCGGTGAGCTGGTTGAAATTGGCGGCGCGTTCCGCATTCCGGACGTCATGCTGCAGGCGGGATGTAGTCTGCGGGAAGTAGGCAGCACCAACCGTACTCACGCCAAAGACTATCGCGCGGCAATCAATGAAAATACCGCGCTGCTAATGAAAGTGCACACCAGCAATTATGCGATTGAAGGCTTTACCCACGCGGTGGATGAAGCCGAACTGGCGCAAATGGGTCGGGAGATGAATGTACCGGTCGTTGCCGATTTAGGCAGCGGCTCGCTGGTGGATCTGAGCCAGTTTGGTCTGCCGAAAGAGCCGATGCCGCAGGAGTTGATTGCCGCGGGGGTAAGCCTGGTGAGCTTCTCCGGCGACAAGCTACTCGGTGGTCCGCAGGCCGGCATTATCGTCGGTAAACGTGAGCTGATTGCCAAATTGCAGCAGCACCCGCTGAAGCGCGCCCTGCGCGCCGACAAAATGACGCTCGCCGCGCTGGAAGCGACGCTGCGGCTCTATTTACACCCAGAGAAGCTGACCGAACGCCTGCCCACCTTGCGTCTGCTAAGCCGTGATGCCGCCTCGCTACATCAGCTGGGCGAGACGCTTCTGGCGCAGGTTGCCCCGCACTATTCGGACTTTGAGGTGCGCGTTGAGCCTTGCCTGTCACAGCCCGGCAGCGGTTCCCTGCCGGTGGAGAGATTGCCTGGCGCAGCGCTGACGTTCACCCCGCGCGATGGACGCGGCAGCCAGTTAGAGGCACTGGCCTCACGCTGGCGGGCGCTGCCCGTTCCGGTGATTGGCCGTATCAAAAATGGCCGGCTGTGGCTGGATCTACGCTGTCTGGAAGATCAAACCCTGTTTCTGGAGATGTTGCTGAAATGA
- the aldB gene encoding acetaldehyde dehydrogenase ExaC, whose amino-acid sequence MTNNPPSSRILPGEYGFPLKLKARYDNFIGGDWVAPADGDYYQNVTPVTGQPLCEIASSGKRDIDLALDAAHKAKDRWGQTSVQDRAAILFKIADRMEQNLELLATAETWDNGKPIRETMAADVPLAIDHFRYFASCIRAQEGGISEVDKDTVAYHFHEPLGVVGQIIPWNFPLLMASWKMAPALAAGNCVVLKPARLTPLSVLLLMEVIGDLLPPGVVNVVNGAGGEIGEYLATSKRIAKVAFTGSTEVGQQIMQYATQNIIPVTLELGGKSPNIFFADVMDEEDAFFDKALEGFALFAFNQGEVCTCPSRALVQESIYERFMERAIRRVESIRSGNPLDSVTQMGAQVSHGQLETILNYIDIGKKEGADVLTGGRRKQLGGDLNEGYYLEPTILFGKNDMRVFQEEIFGPVLAVTTFKTMDEALELANDTQYGLGAGVWSRNGNLAYKMGRGIQAGRVWTNCYHAYPAHAAFGGYKQSGIGRETHKMMLEHYQQTKCLLVSYSDKPLGLF is encoded by the coding sequence ATGACCAACAATCCTCCCTCATCACGCATTCTGCCCGGCGAGTATGGTTTTCCTCTTAAGCTAAAAGCCCGTTATGACAACTTTATTGGCGGCGACTGGGTTGCTCCGGCCGACGGCGATTACTATCAAAATGTCACCCCGGTCACCGGACAGCCGCTGTGCGAAATCGCCAGCTCCGGCAAGCGGGATATCGACCTGGCGCTGGATGCCGCCCACAAAGCGAAAGATCGGTGGGGGCAAACCTCGGTGCAGGACAGGGCTGCCATCCTGTTTAAAATTGCTGACCGCATGGAGCAAAACCTTGAGCTGTTAGCCACGGCAGAGACCTGGGATAACGGAAAACCCATCCGTGAAACCATGGCTGCTGACGTGCCGCTGGCTATCGATCATTTCCGTTATTTTGCCTCCTGTATTCGCGCCCAGGAGGGGGGTATCAGCGAGGTAGATAAAGATACCGTGGCCTATCACTTCCATGAGCCGCTGGGGGTGGTGGGGCAGATCATTCCGTGGAACTTCCCGCTGCTGATGGCGAGCTGGAAGATGGCGCCAGCGCTGGCAGCCGGTAACTGCGTGGTGCTGAAACCGGCGCGTCTCACGCCGCTATCGGTATTGCTGTTGATGGAGGTGATTGGCGATCTGTTGCCGCCGGGCGTTGTGAACGTGGTGAACGGTGCGGGGGGCGAGATTGGCGAATATCTGGCGACCTCGAAACGCATCGCTAAAGTGGCCTTTACTGGCTCCACGGAAGTGGGACAACAGATTATGCAGTACGCGACCCAGAACATCATTCCGGTGACTCTGGAGCTGGGCGGTAAATCCCCTAACATCTTCTTTGCCGACGTGATGGATGAAGAGGATGCCTTTTTCGATAAGGCGCTGGAAGGCTTTGCCTTATTTGCCTTCAACCAGGGGGAAGTCTGTACCTGCCCGAGTCGTGCCCTGGTGCAGGAGTCTATCTATGAACGCTTTATGGAGCGCGCAATTCGCCGCGTAGAGTCCATCCGCAGCGGCAACCCGCTGGACAGCGTCACCCAGATGGGGGCGCAGGTTTCTCACGGGCAGCTGGAAACCATCCTTAACTATATTGATATCGGTAAAAAAGAGGGGGCGGATGTCTTGACCGGCGGGCGCCGCAAACAGCTTGGCGGCGATTTAAACGAAGGTTACTACCTCGAGCCGACGATCCTGTTTGGTAAAAACGATATGCGTGTCTTCCAGGAGGAGATCTTCGGCCCGGTGCTGGCAGTGACCACCTTCAAAACCATGGACGAGGCGCTGGAGCTGGCGAACGATACCCAGTATGGCCTGGGGGCAGGCGTCTGGAGCCGTAACGGTAACCTGGCTTATAAAATGGGACGCGGCATACAGGCAGGGCGCGTATGGACCAACTGCTACCATGCTTACCCGGCACACGCCGCCTTCGGCGGTTATAAGCAGTCGGGCATCGGACGTGAAACTCACAAGATGATGCTGGAACATTATCAGCAGACGAAGTGCCTGTTGGTAAGCTATTCCGATAAGCCCCTCGGGCTGTTTTAA
- a CDS encoding glutathione S-transferase codes for MKLIGSYTSPFVRKISILLLEKGITFEFINEQPYNADNGVAQYNPLGKVPALVTDDGEYWFDSPIIAEYIEKLDIAPAMVPREPKAALYIRQIEALADGIMDAALASVREQARPPAQQSEAELLRQREKISRSLDWCETLIREGKLATDSVNLATIAIACAIGYLNFRRVSPGWCVERPLLVKLAETLFQRESFARTEPPKA; via the coding sequence ATGAAACTTATCGGCAGTTATACCAGTCCCTTTGTCCGGAAGATCTCCATTCTTTTGCTGGAGAAGGGGATCACCTTCGAGTTCATCAACGAACAGCCCTATAACGCCGACAATGGCGTGGCGCAGTACAACCCGCTGGGCAAAGTACCCGCGCTGGTGACGGATGATGGCGAATACTGGTTTGATTCACCGATCATTGCCGAATACATAGAAAAGCTGGATATCGCCCCGGCGATGGTGCCGCGCGAGCCGAAGGCGGCGCTCTACATCCGCCAGATCGAAGCGCTGGCCGACGGCATTATGGATGCGGCTCTGGCCTCCGTGCGTGAGCAGGCCCGCCCGCCCGCACAGCAATCAGAAGCAGAGTTGCTGCGTCAGCGTGAAAAAATCAGCCGCAGCCTCGACTGGTGCGAAACCCTGATTCGCGAGGGCAAGCTGGCCACCGACAGCGTTAACCTGGCGACCATCGCCATTGCCTGCGCCATTGGTTATCTCAATTTCCGCCGCGTCTCGCCGGGCTGGTGCGTCGAGCGTCCACTGCTGGTCAAACTGGCCGAAACCCTCTTCCAGCGCGAAAGCTTCGCTCGCACTGAACCGCCAAAGGCGTGA
- the selB gene encoding selenocysteine-specific translation elongation factor, which translates to MIIATAGHVDHGKTTLLQAITGINADRLPEEKKRGMTIDLGYAYWPQPDGRVLGFIDVPGHEKFLSNMLAGVGGIDHALLVVACDDGVMAQTREHLHILQLTGSPQLTVALTKVDRVDDARVAAVREEVQATLAEYGFSDAALFVTVATQGQGIDALRDHLQQLPAREQAGHQRFRLAIDRAFTVKGAGLVVTGTALSGEVKVGDSLWLTGVNKSMRVRGLHAQNQPTEQAHAGQRIALNIAGDAEKEELSRGDWLLSDAPPAPSTRVIVALQGELSLSQWQPLHIHHAASHVTGRVSLLENDLAELVLDNPLWLADNDRLVLRDISARVTLAGARVVTLHPPRRGKRKPEYLHWLAQLAKAPDDRAALRQHLERGAVNLLEFAWARQRSEEGLRELTRHPDFIQAGSMLLSTEIAARWQRKILDVLSAYHHQHQDEPGPGRERLRRMSLPTEDEALVLLLIERMRENGDLHSYHGWLHLPHHKAGFTDAQRAIWQKAEGLFGDEPWWVRDLARETATDEQEMRQILRLAAQQGLITAIVKDRYYRNDRIVAFASLIRELDQERGSTCAADFRDRLNVGRKLAIQILEYFNRIGFTRRRGNDHLLRDALLFAADRPQP; encoded by the coding sequence ATGATTATTGCCACTGCGGGTCACGTTGACCATGGCAAAACGACGTTGTTGCAGGCGATTACGGGGATTAACGCCGATCGCCTGCCGGAAGAGAAAAAACGCGGCATGACCATCGACCTCGGGTATGCCTACTGGCCGCAGCCGGATGGCCGCGTGCTGGGGTTTATTGACGTTCCGGGGCATGAAAAATTTCTCTCGAATATGCTGGCGGGGGTGGGGGGTATCGACCATGCGCTGCTGGTGGTGGCCTGCGACGATGGCGTGATGGCGCAAACGCGTGAGCATTTGCACATTCTGCAGCTCACCGGAAGTCCCCAGCTCACCGTGGCGCTGACCAAAGTCGATCGCGTTGACGATGCGCGCGTGGCGGCGGTGCGTGAAGAGGTGCAGGCGACCCTGGCGGAATATGGATTTAGCGATGCGGCGCTGTTTGTCACTGTCGCAACCCAGGGGCAGGGTATTGACGCCCTGCGCGACCATCTGCAACAGCTTCCGGCCCGCGAGCAGGCGGGGCATCAACGTTTTCGTCTGGCCATTGACCGGGCCTTTACCGTGAAGGGGGCGGGGCTGGTGGTCACCGGCACGGCCCTGAGCGGTGAAGTGAAGGTGGGTGATAGCCTCTGGCTGACCGGGGTCAATAAAAGCATGCGTGTGCGCGGTCTGCATGCGCAAAATCAGCCCACGGAGCAGGCCCATGCCGGGCAGCGTATTGCCCTGAACATTGCGGGCGATGCTGAGAAAGAAGAGCTTAGCCGGGGCGATTGGCTGCTGTCTGACGCACCGCCGGCGCCGTCGACGCGGGTGATCGTGGCCCTGCAGGGCGAATTGTCCCTGAGTCAGTGGCAGCCTCTGCATATTCACCACGCCGCCAGTCACGTGACCGGCCGCGTGTCGCTACTGGAAAACGATCTGGCCGAGCTGGTACTGGATAACCCGTTGTGGCTGGCTGATAACGATCGGCTGGTACTGCGGGACATCTCGGCACGCGTTACGCTGGCGGGGGCGCGCGTCGTTACCCTTCATCCGCCGCGCCGTGGCAAACGTAAACCTGAATATCTGCACTGGCTGGCGCAGCTTGCGAAAGCACCGGACGATCGTGCTGCGCTGCGTCAGCATCTGGAGCGCGGGGCGGTCAATCTGCTGGAGTTCGCCTGGGCGCGCCAGCGCAGTGAGGAAGGGCTACGCGAGCTGACGCGTCATCCCGATTTTATCCAGGCCGGATCCATGCTGCTGAGTACCGAGATTGCCGCCCGATGGCAGCGTAAAATTCTTGATGTGCTTAGCGCTTACCATCATCAGCACCAGGATGAGCCGGGGCCAGGCCGTGAACGCCTGCGGCGTATGTCACTGCCAACGGAAGATGAAGCCCTGGTCCTGCTGCTAATAGAAAGGATGCGCGAGAATGGGGATCTGCACAGCTATCATGGCTGGCTGCACCTGCCGCATCACAAAGCCGGCTTTACCGATGCGCAGCGCGCCATCTGGCAAAAGGCGGAAGGGCTATTTGGTGATGAGCCCTGGTGGGTGCGCGATCTGGCGCGCGAGACCGCGACCGACGAGCAGGAGATGCGCCAGATACTGAGGCTGGCCGCGCAGCAGGGGCTCATTACGGCGATCGTCAAAGATCGTTACTACCGCAATGATCGCATTGTGGCGTTCGCCAGTTTGATCCGTGAGCTAGATCAGGAGCGAGGGTCAACCTGCGCCGCCGACTTCCGTGACCGGCTGAACGTGGGGCGCAAGCTGGCGATCCAGATCCTGGAGTACTTCAACCGCATCGGCTTCACCCGCCGTCGTGGGAACGACCACCTGCTGCGCGATGCGCTGCTTTTTGCTGCGGACAGGCCGCAACCTTAA
- a CDS encoding MipA/OmpV family protein, translated as MAFKNKFILAALLFSPFSVMAAEFSLGMGAAYNESPYKGYNDTLSAVPLVSYEDHHFYVRQASLGWIIWKDEKNELSLTASWMPLHFDPDDNDDAHMRQLDKRRASAMLGGAFYRHERWGSLKLTLAADAGDESGGVMGELAYFKPVRMARFTLTPTAGVYYYDESLNDKYYGVSASESRRSGLQQYAAGDSWMPYVGLSAQYALTSQLLLNASARYAALPDAVRKSPMIDRDDSVTLIIGLAWRF; from the coding sequence ATGGCTTTTAAAAATAAATTTATCCTCGCCGCGCTTTTATTTTCACCGTTTTCCGTCATGGCGGCAGAATTTTCCCTGGGCATGGGGGCTGCATATAATGAATCGCCTTACAAAGGGTATAACGATACGCTCTCTGCCGTGCCGCTGGTCAGCTATGAAGATCATCATTTTTATGTGCGCCAGGCTTCTTTGGGCTGGATTATCTGGAAAGATGAGAAAAACGAACTGAGTTTGACCGCTTCCTGGATGCCACTGCACTTTGACCCTGACGATAATGACGACGCTCACATGCGCCAGCTGGATAAACGCCGGGCCTCTGCCATGCTGGGGGGCGCATTTTATCGCCACGAGCGCTGGGGTAGCCTTAAATTGACTCTTGCGGCAGATGCCGGGGACGAAAGCGGTGGTGTGATGGGGGAACTGGCTTATTTCAAGCCTGTTCGTATGGCGCGTTTTACTCTGACGCCCACCGCGGGCGTTTATTATTACGATGAGAGCCTTAACGATAAGTACTATGGCGTATCCGCCTCTGAATCACGCCGCAGCGGCCTGCAGCAGTACGCCGCAGGCGACAGCTGGATGCCTTACGTCGGGCTTTCGGCCCAATATGCGCTTACGTCGCAACTCCTGCTGAACGCCAGCGCCCGCTACGCCGCATTGCCTGATGCGGTGAGAAAGAGCCCGATGATCGATCGTGACGATAGCGTTACGCTGATAATCGGGCTCGCCTGGCGCTTCTGA
- a CDS encoding LysR family transcriptional regulator, protein MRKLQIKPRELKIVSVIAATRSIGDAAALLGMAQANVSKYLSDFEARVGLKVFERTTRHLALTQFGESLLPYINRSLKQNERLINFIGDYKHEKRGKVTIYAPTGIITYLARYVIHEIKNLEDIHISLKTYNLSTNEFYEGVTFPDDCDILITYAQPKDENLVASTLTKYSITAFATPQYIKNHPINSPDDLINHSCILIDSMIVDDANIWRFRAHQSDQIRDYKVTGNYICDNTHAALELARNHLGIVFAPKESLQKEIEQGLMVPCFTHQEEWWLDLVTIFRKREYQPLRVQYVLDGVMNTLRKQIEQAAVGQPAQGS, encoded by the coding sequence ATGCGCAAACTGCAGATCAAACCGCGTGAATTAAAGATCGTCTCGGTCATCGCTGCGACCCGCAGTATCGGCGATGCTGCCGCTCTGTTAGGCATGGCGCAGGCCAATGTCAGCAAATATCTCTCTGATTTTGAGGCACGGGTCGGGCTTAAGGTATTTGAGCGTACTACCCGCCATCTGGCATTGACTCAGTTTGGCGAATCACTGTTGCCTTACATTAACCGTTCACTCAAACAAAACGAGCGACTGATCAATTTCATTGGTGATTACAAGCACGAAAAGCGCGGAAAAGTGACAATATATGCGCCAACAGGAATTATTACCTATCTGGCTCGCTACGTGATCCATGAAATTAAAAATCTCGAAGACATTCATATTAGCCTGAAGACCTATAATCTCAGCACCAACGAATTCTACGAAGGCGTCACCTTCCCTGATGACTGCGATATATTAATTACCTATGCGCAACCGAAAGATGAAAACCTGGTCGCCAGCACCCTCACCAAATATTCCATTACTGCGTTTGCTACTCCGCAATATATAAAAAATCATCCTATTAACAGCCCGGACGATCTCATTAACCACTCCTGTATTCTTATCGATTCTATGATCGTCGATGACGCCAACATCTGGCGATTCCGCGCACATCAGAGCGACCAGATACGCGATTACAAAGTCACGGGTAACTATATTTGTGACAACACCCATGCGGCGCTCGAACTGGCGCGTAATCATCTGGGGATCGTCTTCGCGCCAAAAGAGAGCCTGCAAAAAGAGATAGAGCAGGGTTTGATGGTGCCCTGCTTTACCCATCAGGAGGAGTGGTGGCTGGATCTGGTGACCATCTTCCGTAAACGCGAATACCAGCCACTCCGCGTGCAGTATGTGCTGGATGGCGTAATGAATACGCTGCGTAAGCAGATTGAGCAGGCCGCCGTGGGGCAGCCTGCTCAGGGAAGTTAA
- a CDS encoding ROK family protein — translation MRLFIGFDVGGTHIKHGVIDEDGNELAEDQFDTPEDEETFRQKWREVVQAYQKDHEIAAIGVSFPGHINTHTGKAAKAGALDFLDDVNLYDLFAELTDLPVTAENDANCAALGELWRGAGRDYQHFVCITLGTGIGGGIVVEGDLWRGSHYRAGEFGVIPVGNNGEGMHEVASARGLMEACRRALAVSEEEMPKGEALFKLMENDLHLREAVEEWARFLARGIYSVISMFDPQVVLIGGGISEQEKIYQLLDRKLQSFDEWEALQVPILPCELGNQAGRLGAVWLAKQALSRREA, via the coding sequence ATGCGGCTATTTATCGGTTTTGATGTCGGTGGAACGCACATAAAACATGGCGTGATCGATGAAGATGGTAACGAACTGGCGGAAGATCAATTTGATACGCCAGAAGATGAAGAGACCTTCAGGCAAAAGTGGCGCGAGGTGGTGCAGGCTTACCAGAAAGATCATGAGATTGCGGCCATTGGCGTGAGTTTCCCGGGCCATATCAATACGCATACCGGCAAAGCGGCTAAGGCCGGGGCGCTGGATTTCCTTGACGATGTAAACCTCTACGACCTGTTTGCAGAGCTTACCGATCTCCCCGTCACCGCCGAAAACGACGCGAACTGCGCGGCGCTGGGCGAACTGTGGCGGGGTGCAGGGCGCGATTATCAGCACTTTGTCTGCATTACGCTTGGCACCGGCATAGGGGGTGGCATCGTTGTAGAAGGCGATCTCTGGCGTGGTTCGCACTACCGCGCCGGTGAGTTTGGAGTGATTCCGGTCGGCAATAATGGCGAAGGGATGCACGAAGTCGCCTCTGCCAGAGGATTGATGGAGGCCTGTCGCCGGGCGCTGGCGGTCTCTGAAGAGGAGATGCCAAAAGGCGAAGCGCTCTTCAAACTGATGGAAAACGATCTGCATCTGCGGGAAGCGGTGGAAGAGTGGGCGCGCTTCCTCGCGCGTGGCATTTACAGCGTAATCTCGATGTTTGATCCGCAGGTGGTATTAATCGGCGGCGGCATCAGCGAGCAGGAGAAAATTTATCAGCTGCTTGACCGTAAGCTGCAATCCTTTGACGAGTGGGAGGCGCTGCAGGTGCCTATTTTGCCCTGTGAACTGGGTAACCAGGCGGGCCGGCTGGGCGCCGTCTGGCTGGCAAAACAGGCACTTTCCCGACGCGAGGCTTAA